One Gadus chalcogrammus isolate NIFS_2021 chromosome 4, NIFS_Gcha_1.0, whole genome shotgun sequence DNA segment encodes these proteins:
- the tmem174 gene encoding LOW QUALITY PROTEIN: transmembrane protein 174 (The sequence of the model RefSeq protein was modified relative to this genomic sequence to represent the inferred CDS: deleted 1 base in 1 codon), giving the protein METGPTTLTGYPHTGLVGEKTRGVFLLLGVFLCLVGSVFTITGCQAPPGEGVGDHRLEWVGLLGPIMLSVGGVFMLISTCSFRMFPCLLYRLTGERAEEEEEAAEEHRGAAELSFVFNGVQPPVVFHCAAQFSPPPYDSLAPPPPQQQHHHQLYQHRQLHPVGDRGPPPPCFHHLFPVENEAFTSEDGFPLGRGRALTRPTRSRVQDGQQGEEKDEDNSSTCSPPPPAYEDIYPPSVSFPIATEVRPDEHAVIRSSRPGSSGLGSEAGLSSDRPGFHLNVSQELIQTWSDG; this is encoded by the exons ATGGAGACCGGCCCGACCACCTTGACGGGCTATCCGCACACCGGGCTGGTTGGCGAGAAGACGAGGGGCGTCTTTCTGCTGCTGGGGGTATTCCTGTGTCTGGTGGGCTCCGTGTTCACCATCACGGGCTGTCAGGCGCCACCTGGAGAGGGAGTGGGCGACCACCGCCTGGAGTGGGTGGGTCTCCTGGGGCCCATCATGCTCTCCGTCGGGGGGGTCTTCATGCTGATCAGCACGTGCAGCTTCCGGATGTTCCCCTGCCTGCTGTACCGGCTTACCGgagagagggcggaggaggaggaggaggcggcggaggagcaCAGAGGAGCGGCGGAGCTCTCCTTTGTGTTCAACGGCGTCCAACCCCCCGTGGTGTTCCACTGCGCGGCACAGTTCAGCCCCCCGCCGTACGACTCCctggccccgccgccgccgcagcagcagcaccaccaccagctctacCAGCACCGCCAGCTGCACCCAGTGGGCGACAGGGGCCCACCCCCGCCTTGCTTCCACCACCTGTTCCCCGTGGAGAACGAAGCCTTCACCTCAGAGGACGGTTTCCCGCTCGGCCGTGGCCGTGCGCTAACGAGACCGACGAGGAGCAG AGTTCAGGATGGAcagcagggggaggagaaagACGAAGACAACAGCTccacctgctctcctcctccacctgcataCGAAGACATCTACCCCCCT TCAGTTAG ttTCCCCATCGCGACGGAGGTCCGACCAGACGAACACGCAGTAATCCGCTCCAGTCGGCCGGGATCATCGGGCTTGGGGTCC GAGGCGGGCCTCAGTTCGGACCGGCCCGGCTTTCATCTCAATGTGAGTCAGGAGTTGATTCAAACATGGAGTGATGGCTGA